One stretch of Stanieria cyanosphaera PCC 7437 DNA includes these proteins:
- a CDS encoding DOPA 4,5-dioxygenase family protein → MEFQDISLIKGYHAHIYFDEATVELAKALCEEAGKLFGVTVGRMHHRAIGPHPSWSCQLAFGRNEYVDLLSWLALNRKGLTILIHPLTGNDLKDHTDYASWMGEPQALKLEVLK, encoded by the coding sequence ATGGAATTTCAAGATATTAGTTTAATCAAGGGTTATCACGCTCACATTTACTTTGACGAAGCAACAGTCGAGCTTGCCAAAGCTTTGTGTGAAGAAGCTGGTAAATTATTTGGGGTCACTGTCGGTCGGATGCACCATAGAGCGATCGGTCCACATCCGAGTTGGAGTTGTCAGCTTGCTTTCGGTCGTAATGAATATGTAGATTTACTATCCTGGCTGGCTTTAAATAGAAAGGGTCTGACGATTTTGATTCATCCCCTGACTGGAAACGATCTTAAAGACCATACCGATTATGCCTCGTGGATGGGAGAGCCACAGGCTTTAAAACTTGAGGTGCTTAAGTAA
- a CDS encoding DUF6714 family protein, with protein MNNKKVSERAYAVFHTDSLKIPPMTLRAGNAVDSYKLPPPYDEQLDKPTDDYLQKFAYFALPYLDALSWRYYLPFLIDYTLRHAMAEAPPQSCLTVEGTLSSLRPPDPEPPRLSVLTIEQKSVIVDFLEFLAFDERSNYQNYAMQVLEEYWLN; from the coding sequence ATGAACAATAAAAAAGTAAGCGAGCGGGCTTATGCTGTCTTTCATACTGACTCGCTTAAAATCCCACCGATGACTCTTCGTGCTGGCAATGCTGTAGATAGCTACAAACTACCACCACCCTATGATGAGCAGCTAGACAAACCTACCGATGATTATTTACAAAAGTTTGCCTATTTTGCTCTTCCCTATCTCGATGCTTTATCCTGGCGTTACTATTTACCTTTCCTGATTGATTATACTCTCCGTCATGCTATGGCTGAAGCTCCCCCTCAATCTTGTCTTACCGTCGAGGGAACATTGTCATCATTACGTCCTCCCGATCCAGAACCGCCTAGATTATCCGTACTTACAATAGAACAAAAGTCAGTCATTGTTGATTTTCTTGAGTTTTTAGCTTTTGACGAACGCTCTAATTATCAGAACTATGCTATGCAAGTTCTAGAAGAATATTGGTTAAACTAA